From one Anopheles cruzii chromosome 3, idAnoCruzAS_RS32_06, whole genome shotgun sequence genomic stretch:
- the LOC128270696 gene encoding dynein axonemal heavy chain 1, with protein sequence MALTINPTKFANRIAAAVDGRGKAENCIRFEFLCSHIATGDYFAPDTSLAQRLLKRTTVEIYGIFKQIYEDFHLRLAVGQYLNTERTLAIKQPLSYGGTKPYSRLIEENLGRSMSFDDLRDRFKRNTLLCHRNVFYGLRLVNFECDTVRKLMMFALDHDGLITLDEFEKQNQVQTSKAMKYLQNNWIERTTMHLHRMLSRIGPGSFDVAVAKWNIYSVSKVHRLVEQVKYRMQDTLRDLLFESTAAYIHHLVNDCRSILSLDESFSWDTNLIDSPFEPQRSPVFRLTMEMGPKCAFYSTDPDQFLLLLPDIMDVAIEGSHFVHTIEPSLMQSLIFVDNLYLSSVGLIDPVMVEQRNRLVSYYRKSAVPLQAYATRYNAYMDLFFTNVQEFTEQTKATDKTSSELKEDIEFQIRMRQNLERTVPLSITIGPFWVSVEPLREALIRKRHELADALLTLLAEKLRLKTADMIAQYVGIIERMCEKPVSIEHIHGIREFMEHVPELLSRMEDRMKGLLYEYEILDGFQFNLPDVDFQQKWNALGYPRSVLRQMSSVKDFHETEVEKFRKQQFADEAAFSASVENMNVHIAKFTTLYDVGKVSEMAVEVRRLWKALQELIEQGHVMNCRQELFELPPIGLHNLFELRDNFRAYRDLWTVAADYLKLEETWIGNPLASVELDSVRRGLQHAHDHLKVLLPLYRDQPQILAVVEHFIHTVEAFRPNLDVMELLKCSLLEPIHFSQLAKEADIKVKLSVDMGFDVFLEHDIRSHLKTIRAIVQRAEELKLQTEQQEAEEARVRQQQQAYKAARDERRQKRTEI encoded by the exons ATGGCACTtaccataa ATCCCACCAAGTTTGCCAATCGAATCGCAGCGGCTGTCGATGGTCGCGGGAAGGCCGAAAACTGCATTCGATTCGAGTTTCTTTGCAGCCACATAGCAACCGGTGACTACTTTGCCCCCGATACGTCACTAGCGCAGCGACTTCTGAAGCGAACAACGGTTGAGATTTACGGCATATTTAAGCAAATCTATGAAGACTTCCACCTTCGGCTCGCCGTTGGTCAATACTTGAATACCGAGAGAACGTTAGCAATCAAACAGCCACTCTCTTACGGAGGTACTAAACCCTATAGCCGACTGATTGAGGAAAACCTAGGCCGATCAATGAGCTTCGATGACCTTCGAGATCGTTTTAAGCGCAACACATTGCTTTGTCACAGAAACGTATTCTATGGACTGCGCCTTGTGAACTTCGAGTGTGACACCGTCAGAAAACTGATGATGTTTGCGCTGGACCACGACGGGTTGATCACGTTGGATGAGTTCGAAAAGCAGAATCAAGTCCAAACCAGCAAAGCTATGAAGTACCTTCAGAACAATTGGATCGAGCGAACTACGATGCACCTTCACCGCATGCTGTCACGTATCGGCCCCGGGAGCTTCGATGTGGCGGTTGCTAAGTGGAACATTTACTCCGTCTCGAAGGTTCACAGACTGGTGGAGCAGGTGAAGTACCGTATGCAAGACACCCTCAGGGATCTTCTGTTTGAATCCACAGCCGCCTATATACATCACCTGGTGAATGATTGCCGCTCGATTCTGTCTCTCGACGAGTCCTTCTCCTGGGACACCAATCTCATCGACAGTCCTTTCGAACCGCAACGGTCACCGGTTTTTCGTCTCACGATGGAAATGGGCCCCAAGTGTGCCTTTTACTCCACTGATCCAGATCAATTTCTTCTGCTACTACCCGACATCATGGACGTGGCCATCGAAGGCAGCCATTTCGTGCACACGATCGAACCATCGTTAATGCAGTCACTTATTTTTGTCGACAACCTGTACCTATCCTCCGTTGGTCTGATCGACCCCGTGATGGTCGAGCAGCGCAACCGATTAGTTAGCTACTACCGCAAGTCCGCCGTTCCGCTGCAGGCCTACGCCACCCGATACAACGCGTACATGGATCTATTTTTTACCAATGTCCAAGAGTTTACCGAACAAACAAAGGCCACGGACAAAACGTCATCGGAACTGAAGGAAGACATCGAGTTTCAGATCCGGATGCGCCAGAACCTCGAGCGAACGGTGCCGCTCAGTATTACGATCGGACCGTTCTGGGTTTCGGTGGAGCCTCTACGCGAAGCCCTCATCCGCAAGCGGCACGAGTTGGCCGACGCGTTGCTGACGTTGTTGGCCGAAAAGTTACGCCTCAAGACGGCCGACATGATAGCCCAGTACGTTGGCATCATCGAGCGAATGTGTGAGAAGCCGGTGTCGATCGAGCATATCCACGGTATTCGCGAGTTTATGGAGCACGTCCCGGAGCTCCTGTCCCGAATGGAGGACCGCATGAAAGGTCTACTCTACGAGTATGAAATTCTGGATGGCTTTCAGTTCAACCTACCCGATGTGGACTTTCAGCAAAAATGGAACGCCCTCGGGTATCCGCGATCGGTGCTGAGGCAAATGAGCTCGGTGAAAGACTTCCACGAGACGGAGGTAGAGAAGTTCCGCAAGCAACAGTTTGCCGACGAGGCCGCTTTCTCGGCCAGCGTCGAGAACATGAACGTGCACATCGCCAAGTTTACCACGCTGTACGATGTTGGCAAGGTGTCCGAGATGGCTGTCGAGGTGCGGCGCCTTTGGAAAGCCCTCCAAGAGCTCATCGAGCAGGGTCACGTGATGAATTGCCGGCAGGAGCTTTTCGAGCTTCCCCCGATTGGCCTGCATAATTTATTCGAGCTGCGGGACAACTTTCGTGCCTACCGGGACCTGtggacggtggcggccgacTACCTCAAGCTGGAAGAGACGTGGATCGGGAACCCGCTGGCCAGTGTCGAGCTGGACAGTGTGCGGCGTGGGCTCCAGCACGCCCACGACCACTTGAAGGTCCTACTGCCGCTCTACCGTGACCAGCCGCAGATACTGGCCGTGGTGGAACACTTCATCCACACGGTGGAGGCTTTCCGCCCCAATCTGGATGTAATGGAGCTGCTCAAATGCTCGCTGCTGGAACCGATCCACTTCAGCCAGCTGGCAAAGGAAGCCGACATTAAGGTGAAACTCTCGGTGGACATGGGATTCGACGTGTTCTTGGAGCACGATATACGGAGCCATTTAAAAACGATTAGAGCCATCGTGCAAAGGGCTGAGGAGCTAAAACTGCAAACGGAGCAGCAGGAGGCCGAAGAGGCACGGGttcggcagcaacagcaagcatACAAAGCGGCCCGGGACGAGCGACGTCAGAAGCGCACTGAAATCTAG